One segment of Pangasianodon hypophthalmus isolate fPanHyp1 chromosome 10, fPanHyp1.pri, whole genome shotgun sequence DNA contains the following:
- the dio2 gene encoding type II iodothyronine deiodinase, producing the protein MGVLSADLRVTLQILPGFFSNCLFFVLYDSVVLVKRVVSLVSLSCGGGRGAWQQRMLTSAGVRSIWNSFLLDAYKQVKLGEAAPNSKVVKVPGLSSCQWSSEDGKTRDECNLLDFESSDRPLVVNFGSASUPPFVSQLPVFRRLVENFSDVADFLLVYIDEAHPSDGWAGPPMELFPFEVRKHRSLEERMVAAQRLVEHFSLPPQCQLVADCMDNNANMAYGVAYERVCIVQKNKITYLGGKGPFYYSLKDVQNWLERSYGKR; encoded by the exons ATGGGAGTGCTGAGCGCGGACCTGCGGGTCACCCTGCAGATTCTGCCCGGCTTCTTCTCCAACTGCCTCTTCTTCGTGCTCTACGACTCGGTGGTGCTCGTGAAGCGCGTCGTGTCGCTCGTGAGTCTCTCGTGCGGCGGCGGCAGAGGCGCGTGGCAGCAGCGCATGCTCACCTCGGCCGGCGTGCGCTCCATCTGGAACAGCTTTCTGCTGGACGCCTATAAGCAG GTGAAATTGGGTGAGGCGGCTCCGAACTCTAAAGTGGTGAAGGTTCCTGGGCTCTCCAGCTGCCAGTGGAGCAGCGAGGATGGAAAGACGAGGGATGAGTGTAACCTGCTGGACTTTGAATCGTCTGATCGGCCCTTGGTGGTCAACTTCGGCTCGGCCAGCTGACCCCCGTTTGTGAGCCAGCTGCCGGTCTTCCGGAGGCTGGTGGAGAACTTCTCAGATGTGGCGGACTTCCTGCTCGTCTACATCGATGAGGCTCACCCGTCTGACGGATGGGCAGGCCCACCCATGGAACTTTTCCCGTTTGAGGTGAGGAAACACCGCAGCTTGGAGGAGCGCATGGTGGCAGCGCAGAGGCTTGTTGAGCATTTCTCTCTGCCACCGCAGTGCCAGCTGGTGGCTGACTGCATGGACAACAACGCCAACATGGCATACGGTGTCGCCTACGAAAGGGTGTGCATCGTACAGAAGAATAAAATCACTTATTTGGGAGGGAAGGGTCCATTTTATTACAGCCTTAAAGATGTACAGAACTGGCTTGAACGGAGCTACGGGAAGCGGTAA